GTTGTTTATTGTCATCTTAGCAAAATTGgttctatttttaatttctttgttttctcagAAACAGAACTCTTCATggattactattttttttatcccGCTGCCGAATATTGGAAATAAGATCAAGTTGTTAAAAGCTATTTATATTCTTGCACCACTTTTAAGAACCCCTGTTTTATCCCTGTTGTTGTAGGTCATTGATGTTCTTCATCCAGGAAGAGCCAATGTTTCGAAGGTAAATCCCTATTCAATTACAGCTGTTTctagtttctttattttttcgaaTTGTAAGCTGTGTTTGTTGTTGTGAACTGGGTTGTGTGTTTCCTTAGAAACTTGGCAACTAAGGAGAAAAcaggaaattttattttgtgcAATTTATTCTGGATTTCAATCATTTCTGAAACTCAAATCTGTGTTATACCATATAGTTTCATGCCCTAGTTCGTCTGGTTTAACCTTTTGGATCTTCagttaaaaaaatgtgaatttcATTCTTTCAATTATAAAACAACTAAATACCTGCATTGGTTCATTTGTTGTTCTTTGCCTTTTCTGTGATAAAAAGGCTGAGCTGAAGGAGAAGTTAGCAAGAATGTACGAAGTGAAAGACCCAAACTCGATCTTTGTTTTCAAGTTCCGGACTCACTTTGGAGGTGGAAAATCAACAGGTTTTGGTTTGATTTATGATTCTGTTGAGAATGCAAAGAAATATGAACCCAAGTACAGGCTCATCAGGGTAATTTTATCTGACctctttattttgttaaatttttttgagcTAGTTTATTTGTGCTTGTTTCTTGTCTTAACTTATTTTGAATGGTCTTTTGGAGTTTTTGTGTATACAAATTTCTAAtagattaaattaaataatagtgCATAGATGGGTGTTACTGcaatattaaaatgtttttggtggtggtggtcatttgggggggggggggtgttgggGAATTTTGTGCATATGCTTCTACAGTGTTATAACAATACTTTTTGGGTGGTGGAGAGGATTTTTAGGGGGAGGCCAATGAATGTTGTGTCAAATGGCACCTCCTCTCTATGGGAATATGGTGCAAAGTATCTCTTTCTacttaggtgtttcctttgtatactcaaaagtgtactaaggggtgccttatgcttttttaatgagattggattattacttataaaaaaagaatatggtGCAAAGTAAGTTTGTGGGGGTTCAAGACTCATTGGGTGCATAAAAGAAACTGCGTCAGAGGGGGGTTTTGGTTGAAAGAGATGATTGCTGTTTGTTGTGCTTAGTGACCTTATGAAATAATGCATAACCTAGTTGCTGGTCAAGTGTTTGACATAAAGTATCCAGTACCTGCCTTTTGTATTTTGAAATCCTTTGTAACACCACTCTCTTTGCTCTGCTTCTTATTTATTAAATGTCCCTCTCTTTAAATGTtaattattaagattttgaTAATAACAATGTGGAATGGACTCAAGAAAATAATCATTAGAGTTTGTGGGATATGAAAggttgtaataaaaaaaaagcatggAATTCTGTGGCCAAAATAGAGATCTCAATAAAGAGGGATTGTAGTTATTTGTCAGTATTTTTCATATGAAAATGTGTTTGCTATTGAAGTTGCTGTGGTCAAAATAGAGATTTTGaaagtattttatttagttACGGTCTAGTTTAATAGCTTTCATGATTTAATGGTCTAGTAATATAGCCTCCATCGAAGTTTGTTTACTTCTTAAGACCGTTGTTAGTGCTTGCCTTGTGTTATACTTGACCTTTTTATCTATTAAGGTATTATCTCGTAATGCTTAGTCATTATCCCTCATCGTAAGACAAAGGTGTCAAAATCTGATTCTGAAGTATTAACAATGTGATCTGCTAAACAAGTTCTTAAGAAGTCCAGAAAAGGGCAAACATAGTATGTGAAACTGTAAACTCTTTTCACATAATCCTGTCTTGTTCTGTTACTAGGTCAAGGCATGCAATTATTTGCTTTGCTATTTTCAAAACTAATGGTGTATTGATCTTTTCTGTGCATATTATGCTTTTTTGCTTCGCAGAATGGACTTGATACTAAGGTAGAGAAGTCGAGGAAGCAGATGAAGGAGAGGAAAAACAGGGCGAAGAAGATACGTGGAGTAAAGAAGGTAAGCTTATTTTATTGCTATCATTTTTGTGGTTTCATGATGATAATGCACTTCTTACATTGTTGCTTCTTCCATTTCTATTCAGACAAAGGCTTCAGATGCTGCCAAGGCTGGAAAGAAGAAATGAGTTTTCAGGAGTTTTGTGCTGATCAATGCTGATTCGCACCAATGGATTTTATCTAATGGCTATAATTTCTTGTTAGGGACTTTCAAAGTAAAATCTTTCGGTGTTAGTGTTAATGTTTGTTTTCTGATCTTTTGTTGACAGTCAAGACATCGAGTATTTTGCCTAGcacaattttgaaatttgagtgGCAACAcattttcagtattttttttgtttttcatttcatttgtgaATCTAGCGAAGTACAATTAGCAGTAGAAACAAGTCCATGTGGTTGGGCTCTTAAAATGGTGCTTTGGGATTTCCTTGTTAGATTGTTGCCTCGGGCCCAAATCCAACCTAGCAAAGTGCATTTAGAAGTGTTGTTGGGCTCTTGAAATGATGCATTGGGTTTCTTTAGATCCCTGTAACGGGCCAAACCAAATCCCATGCTGGGCTCATTTACTTGTTTGGGCTAGTTTGGACAAGCAAAAAGCTGTCTTACTTTGGTGTCTTACTTTGGTGttgttagagcattcctagtagcctcaccaaattttactcatcaaaataactaaaaattacttttttctattctggtgagctactttattaaaattctttcagcagcctcaccattttaactagttaATATTCCATGTGGTTGGGCTCTTAAAATGGTGCTTTGGGATTTCCTTGTTAGATTGTTGCCTCGGGCCCAAATCCAACCTAACAAAGTGCATT
Above is a genomic segment from Alnus glutinosa chromosome 12, dhAlnGlut1.1, whole genome shotgun sequence containing:
- the LOC133852373 gene encoding small ribosomal subunit protein eS24z → MADKAVTIRTRKFMTNRLLSRKQFVIDVLHPGRANVSKAELKEKLARMYEVKDPNSIFVFKFRTHFGGGKSTGFGLIYDSVENAKKYEPKYRLIRNGLDTKVEKSRKQMKERKNRAKKIRGVKKTKASDAAKAGKKK